A stretch of the Lineus longissimus chromosome 12, tnLinLong1.2, whole genome shotgun sequence genome encodes the following:
- the LOC135497003 gene encoding alkaline phosphatase, tissue-nonspecific isozyme-like produces the protein MNSTSCVSRMAFLVLLACQVVVFGRKLEPKAKWLASGQDELIKSLKIAENYGVAKNVIMFLGDGMGVSTVTAMRIYKGQKEGKQGEETQLNFEKFPSVALSKTYNTDRQVADSAGTATAYLCGAKSRYGIIAYDDTVTVGDCASAREDAEVSSILEWSAAKGKSTGVVSTARITHASPAAAYAKSSHRNWEDDAQLPASAKGKCKDIAAQLIERGKDISVILGGGRAQMMPKTTSDPEYTSKKGNRLDGRDLIEEWKKDKSTRGKEAKYVWNIEDFDKVDPKKTDFLMGLFEPSHMQYELDRVNGGNKEPSLAELTSKAIKMLQKNDKGYFLFVEGGRIDHAHHEGIARYAIEDGIAFEAAVQAAIDLTDMRDTLIVVTADHSHTMVLSGYPSRGHPLFDITDYANGTDGMPFTSVLYGNGPGYEITPAGRANLTDKDTEDPHYKQQAAVPLGSETHGGEDVTIYAQGPMSHLFHGVHEQHYIAHVMGYAACVGPNQDHCTRPEVVRIGDGLICMTQSDMMSSKGTASKLIMTIALTALGTLSSFLLLLVVFFYRRGREKLPLYKSSARRYTSLGEEDGDI, from the exons ATGAATTCTACCTCATGTGTCTCACGGATGGCTTTCCTGGTGTTATTGGCGTGTCAAGTTGTAGTTTTTGGACGAAAACTTGAAC CAAAGGCAAAATGGTTAGCCAGCGGTCAGGACGAGCTCAtaaaatcattgaaaattgCTGAGAACTATGGTGTAGCTAAGAACGTCATCATGTTTCTTGGGGACGGGATGGGCGTCTCCACCGTCACTGCCATGCGGATCTACAAGGGACAAAAGGAAGGCAAGCAAGGAGAGGAGACACAGCTCAACTTTGAGAAGTTCCCGTCCGTAGCCTTGTCAAAG ACATACAACACAGACAGGCAGGTAGCCGACTCGGCTGGGACGGCAACAGCCTACCTATGCGGCGCTAAGAGCAGGTATGGGATCATAGCCTACGACGATACGGTCACTGTTGGAGACTGTGCCTCGGCAAGGGAGGATGCGGAGGTCTCGTCGATTTTGGAATGGTCTGCTGCGAAAG GCAAATCAACTGGAGTGGTTTCAACAGCCCGGATAACGCACGCTTCCCCAGCCGCTGCATACGCCAAGTCCTCTCACCGGAACTGGGAAGACGACGCCCAACTACCCGCCTCTGCGAAAGGGAAGTGTAAGGATATCGCCGCCCAACTGATTGAGAGGGGCAAGGATATATCG GTCATCCTTGGGGGAGGAAGGGCGCAGATGATGCCAAAAACTACTTCTGATCCAGAATATACTAGCAAGAAAGGCAACAGACTAGATGGTAGAGATCTTATTGAG GAATGGAAAAAGGATAAAAGCACCCGTGGCAAAGAGGCAAAGTACGTGTGGAATATAGAGGATTTTGATAAGGTGGATCCGAAGAAGACAGACTTTCTGATGG GTCTGTTTGAGCCGTCTCACATGCAGTACGAACTGGATCGTGTCAACGGTGGGAATAAAGAGCCCAGTCTGGCCGAGCTGACGAGTAAAGCCATCAAAATGCTGCAAAAGAATGACAAGGGGTATTTCTTGTTCGTCGAAG GTGGTAGGATTGACCACGCTCACCACGAAGGCATTGCCCGATACGCGATAGAGGACGGTATAGCCTTCGAGGCGGCAGTCCAGGCAGCCATCGACCTGACTGATATGAGGGACACACTGATCGTTGTCACTGCTGACCACTCGCATACGATGGTCCTCTCTGGATACCCGAGTCGGGGTCACCCGTTATTCG ATATAACTGACTACGCGAATGGGACCGACGGCATGCCCTTTACATCTGTCCTATATGGGAATGGTCCTGGTTACGAGATTACACCGGCAGGCAGGGCTAACCTCACAGACAAAGACACCG AGGACCCGCACTACAAGCAGCAAGCAGCCGTCCCCCTTGGATCCGAAACACATGGAGGCGAAGACGTCACAATCTACGCCCAAGGACCAATGTCGCATCTCTTCCATGGTGTCCATGAACAACACTACATTGCCCACGTCATGGGCTACGCCGCCTGCGTTGGCCCAAATCAGGACCATTGCACCAGACCGGAAGTTGTGCGGATCGGTGATGGATTGATTTGCATGACGCAATCGGATATGATGTCATCGAAAGGGACCGCATCAAAA CTAATTATGACGATAGCGCTCACAGCCTTAGGGACACTATCCAGTTTCCTTCTGCTGCTTGTTGTCTTTTTCTATCGACGAGGCCGAGAGAAGTTACCGCTGTACAAGTCATCCGCTCGCAGGTATACATCTCTGGGGGAGGAGGACGGAGACATCTAA